From a single Brassica napus cultivar Da-Ae chromosome C9, Da-Ae, whole genome shotgun sequence genomic region:
- the LOC125593407 gene encoding short-chain dehydrogenase TIC 32 B, chloroplastic-like, which yields MIETVKHLIGSGGPSGFGSRSTADHVTVNCDLRSLTAIITGATSGIGAETARVLAKRGARLVIPARSLKTAEETKSRILSEFPDAEIIVMHLDLSSLASVRRFVADFESLHLPLNILINNAGKYAHKHAISEDGVEMTFATNYLGHFLLTKLLLKNMIETAAQTGVQGRIVNVTSVIHSWFSGDMLQYLADISRNNRNYDATRAYALSKLANVLHTIELSRILHKMDANVTANCVHPGIVRTRLTRDREGLITDLVFFLTSKLLKSVPQAAATTCYVATSPRLRNVCGKYFSDCNEARTSKLGSCNIKAQRLWTASELLVSPASCTPHLYRTFKCSLTNDAICKSQAL from the exons atgattgAGACGGTTAAGCACCTGATTGGGTCCGGTGGCCCAAGCGGATTCGGATCCAGATCCACAGCCGATCATGTCACTGTTAATTGTGATCTCCGATCTCTAACAGCAATCATCACCGGAGCGACGTCGGGAATAGGAGCGGAGACGGCGCGAGTTCTGGCAAAGCGTGGAGCGAGGCTTGTGATTCCGGCTCGGAGTCTCAAAACCGCCGAGGAAACAAAGTCACGTATCCTCTCTGAGTTTCCTGATGCGGAGATCATCGTCATGCATCTTGATCTCAGCTCCCTTGCCTCCGTTCGACGATTCGTAGCTGATTTCGAATCTCTTCATCTCCCTCTTAACATCCTCAT CAACAATGCTGGAAAATACGCGCACAAGCACGCCATCTCTGAGGACGGCGTGGAGATGACATTCGCCACTAATTATCTcg GCCATTTTCTGCTCACTAAGCTGCTGTTAAAGAATATGATCGAAACGGCGGCGCAAACTGGCGTTCAAGGCCGCATCGTCAACGTTACATCGGTGATTCACAGCTGGTTCTCTGGCGATATGTTGCAATATCTCGCCGATATCTCCCGAAACAATAG AAATTACGACGCGACCCGAGCTTACGCGCTCTCCAAGCTCGCCAACGTTCTCCACACCATAGAGCTCTCCCGGATTCTACAT AAAATGGATGCTAATGTAACGGCAAACTGTGTTCATCCTGGAATCGTGAGAACACGTCTCACACGTGACCGAGAAGGTCTCATCACTGATTTAGTCTTTTTCTTGACCTCCAAGCTATTGAAGTCTGTTCCTCAG gcAGCAGCAACGACTTGCTACGTGGCAACTAGCCCCAGATTGAGGAACGTGTGCGGCAAGTACTTCTCGGACTGCAACGAAGCTCGGACATCTAAATTGGGATCGTGCAATATTAAAGCTCAGAGACTATGGACTGCTTCTGAGTTGCTGGTTTCTCCAGCTTCCTGTACTCCCCATCTTTACCGAACATTTAAATGCTCTTTAACCAACGATGCTATATGTAAATCCCAAGCCCTGTAA